From a single Ornithorhynchus anatinus isolate Pmale09 chromosome 4, mOrnAna1.pri.v4, whole genome shotgun sequence genomic region:
- the RAD21 gene encoding double-strand-break repair protein rad21 homolog, which yields MFYAHFVLSKRGPLAKIWLAAHWDKKLTKAHVFECNLESSVESIISPKVKMALRTSGHLLLGVVRIYHRKAKYLLADCNEAFIKIKMAFRPGVVDLPEENREAAYNAITLPEEFHDFDQPLPDLDDIDVAQQFSLNQSRVEEITMREEVGNISILQENDFGDFGMDDREMMREGSAFEDDDMLVSTSASNLLLEPEQSTSHLNEKINHLEYEDQYKDDNFGEGNDGGILDDKLISNNDGGIFDDPPALSEGGVMMPEQPAHDDLDDDDNVSMGGPDSPDSVDPVEPLPTMTDQTTLVPNEEEAFALEPIDITVKETKAKRKRKLIVDSVKELDSKTIRAQLSDYSDIVTTLDLAPPTKKLMMWKETGGVEKLFSLPAQPLWNNRLLKLFTRCLTPLVPEDLRKRRKGGEADNLDEFLKDFENPEVPREEQQQQQQQQQRDVIDEPILEEPSRLQESMMEGSRTNLDESVMPPPPPQTGVKRKAQQVEPEPALPPQPLQQLEMPPVELPPEEPPNICQLIPELELLPEKEKEKEKEKEEEEEEEEEDAAGGDQDQEERRWNKRTQQMLHGLQRALAKTGAESISLLDLCRNTNRKQAAAKFYSFLVLKKQQAIELTQEEPYSDIIATPGPRFHII from the exons ATGTTCTACGCTCATTTTGTTCTGAGTAAGCGAGGGCCGCTGGCCAAAATTTGGCTAGCGGCCCACTGGGACAAGAAGCTGACCAAAGCCCACGTATTTGAGTGTAATCTGGAGAGCAGTGTGGAGAGTATCATCTCGCCCAAG GTCAAGATGGCACTTCGAACTTCAGGACATCTTTTGTTGGGAGTAGTTAGAATCTATCACAGAAAAGCCAAGTATCTCCTTGCGGACTGCAATGAGGCATTCATTAAGATAAAGATGGCTTTTCGTCCAG GTGTGGTCGACTTGCCTgaggaaaatagagaagcagcttataATGCGATTACCTTACCTGAGGAATTTCATGATTTTGACCAGCCATTGCCTGACCTAGA TGACATTGATGTGGCTCAACAATTCAGTTTGAACCAGAGTAGAGTGGAGGAGATTACAATGAGAGAAGAAGTTGGGAACATCAGTATCCTCCAAGAAAATGATTTCG GTGACTTTGGAATGGATGATCGTGAGATGATGCGAGAAGGTAGTGCATTTGAGGATGACGACATGTTAGTAAGCACCAGCGCGTCCAACCTCTTACTGGAACCGGAACAGAGCACCAGTCACCTGAATGAGAAAATCAACCACCTGGAATATGAAGACCAATACAAAGATGACAATTTTGGAGAGGGAAACGATGGTGGTATTCTGG ATGACAAACTTATCAGCAATAATGATGGAGGAATCTTCGATGATCCCCCTGCCCTATCTGAAGGAGGAGTGATGATGCCAGAGCAACCGGCGCATGATGATCTGGACGACGATGACAACGTGTCAA TGGGTGGACCAGACAGTCCAGATTCAGTAGATCCAGTTGAACCACTACCAACTATGACTGACCAAACAACTCTTGTTCCAAATGAAGAAGAGGCTTTTGCTTTGGAACCCATTGATATCACTG TCAAGGAAACAAAagccaagaggaagaggaagctaaTTGTGGACAGTGTAAAAGAGCTGGACAGCAAGACAATTAGAGCCCAGCTAAGCGATTATTCGGATATCGTGACTACTTTGGATCTGGCGCCACCAACCAAGAAGTTGATGATGTGGAAGGAAACCGGGGGAGTGGAAAAACTGTTTTCTTTACCCGCTCAGCCTCTGTGGAACAACAGACTACTGAAG CTCTTCACACGCTGTCTCACGCCTCTCGTGCCGGAGGACCTGCGGAAGAGGCGGAAGGGCGGCGAGGCGGACAATCTGGATGAGTTCCTCAAAGACTTTGAGAACCCGGAGGTGCCGAGAGaggagcagcaacagcagcagcagcagcagcaacgagATGTTATCG ATGAACCTATTTTGGAAGAGCCAAGCCGCCTACAGGAGTCAATGATGGAGGGCAGCAGAACCAATTTGGATGAGTCGGTCATGCCCCCGCCTCCACCTCAGACTGGAGTCAAACGCAAAGCCCAGCAAGTGGAGCCGGAGCCCGCGTTGCCT CCTCAACCGTTGCAGCAGTTGGAAATGCCTCCTGTCGAACTTCCTCCGGAAGAGCCTCCAAATATCTGCCAGCTGATACCTGAGCTCGAGCTCCtgccagagaaggagaaggaaaaagaaaaagagaaggaggaggaagaggaagaagag GAGGAAGATGCTGCTGGTGGTGATCAAGATCAGGAGGAACGAAGGTGGAACAAAAGAACTCAGCAGATGCTTCACGGTCTTCAG AGAGCCCTCGCTAAGACCGGAGCAGAGTCCATCAGCTTGCTTGACCTGTGCAGAAATACGAACAGA